The following proteins are encoded in a genomic region of Phragmites australis chromosome 9, lpPhrAust1.1, whole genome shotgun sequence:
- the LOC133929382 gene encoding wax ester synthase/diacylglycerol acyltransferase 11-like isoform X3 gives MDPGATADPAGSTTSTLRKRLASLDTSRAGDGSREPAPRPKRVSKARQEETSMAPAEEQAEAAGRDVEAGEPMSPAGRLFRETHFNCYIVAVIGLGAAVDIAAARAGLEATLVRHQRFCSIQVEDDVKKKAKPRWVRTTVDLDNHIIFPNLDPTATSANPDQVVEDYLSSLSTEPMDHSRPLWELHVLDFPTSEATATVAIRMHHSLGDGISLLSLLIACTRSAADPARLPELPPAPRRTGPVHARPRPPLSAGLVALLVWAWSYVVLAWHTLVDVVRFVATAWFLRDARTPFMGSEGVEFHRKRFVHRTLSLDDVKFVKNAMKCSVNDVLVGVTNAGLSRYYFRKAGDANSTRKKSQKRICVRSALLVNIRKSPGLHALAEMMDPIKHNDAKWGNLIGYIILPFLIAMHDDPLEYIREGKRAAERKKTSFEAVFTYWSGNLIVKLFGIKPQLSAMVCSLIPPCHSQAWSDLPRRWSSMAILSSTLPPLSMGIPMP, from the exons ATGGATCCAGGTGCGACGGCCGATCCAGCCGGTTCCACCACGTCCACGCTGCGGAAGCGGCTGGCCTCTTTGGACACGTCACGAGCGGGAGACGGCTCGCGTGAGCCCGCGCCCAGGCCGAAGCGGGTGAGCAAGGCGCGGCAGGAGGAAACCTCGATGGCGCCGGCGGAGGAGCAGGCAGAGGCGGCGGGGAGGGACGTGGAGGCGGGCGAGCCGATGAGCCCGGCGGGGCGGCTGTTCCGGGAGACGCACTTCAACTGCTACATCGTGGCCGTCATcgggctgggcgcggcggtggacatcgcggcggcgcgcgcgggGCTGGAGGCCACCCTCGTCCGCCACCAGCGCTTCTGCAGCATCCAG GTGGAGGATGATGTGAAAAAGAAAGCCAAGCCGCGGTGGGTCCGGACCACGGTGGACCTGGACAACCACATCATCTTTCCCAACCTGGACCCCACCGCCACGTCGGCCAACCCGGACCAGGTCGTGGAGGACTACCTGTCTTCCCTGTCCACGGAGCCCATGGACCACTCCCGCCCGCTCTGGGAGCTCCACGTCCTCGACTTCCCTACTTCCGAGGCGACCGCCACCGTCGCCATCCGCATGCACCACTCCCTCGGCGATGGCATCTCGCTGCTGTCGCTCCTCATCGCGTGCACCCGAAGCGCCGCGGACCCTGCGAGGCTGCCGGAGCTGCCGCCCGCGCCGCGCCGGACGGGCCCCGTGCACGCCCGGCCGCGCCCGCCGCTCTCGGCGGGCCTCGTGGCGCTCCTCGTGTGGGCGTGGTCGTACGTCGTGCTCGCGTGGCACACGCTGGTGGACGTCGTGCGCTTCGTCGCGACGGCGTGGTTCCTGCGCGACGCGCGCACGCCGTTCATGGGCTCCGAGGGCGTCGAGTTCCACCGCAAGCGCTTCGTGCACCGCACGCTCAGCCTCGACGACGTCAAGTTCGTCAAGAATGCCATGAAGTGT AGTGTCAACGATGTTCTAGTTGGAGTGACTAATGCCGGATTGTCGCGGTACTATTTTCGGAAGGCCG GTGATGCTAACAGCACGAGGAAAAAATCACAGAAGCGCATCTGCGTGCGATCAGCTCTCCTTGTTAACATTAGGAAATCACCTGGCTTACAT GCATTGGCAGAAATGATGGATCCTATTAAGCACAACGACGCAAAGTGGGGAAATCTAATTGGCTACATCATACTACCTTTCCTTATAGCCATGCACGATGATCCACTCGAATACATCCGCGAAGGGAAAAGGGCAGCGGAAAGGAAGAAGACATCGTTCGAAGCAGTTTTCACATACTGGAGCGGGAACCTGATAGTCAAACTCTTTGGCATTAAG CCGCAGCTCTCTGCTATGGTTTGTTCACTAATACCACCATGTCATTCTCAAGCATGGTCGGACCTGCCGAGAAGGTGGAGTTCTATGGCCATCCTATCGTCTACATTGCCCCCTCTGTCTATGGGCATCCCCAT GCCCTGA
- the LOC133929382 gene encoding wax ester synthase/diacylglycerol acyltransferase 11-like isoform X1: MDPGATADPAGSTTSTLRKRLASLDTSRAGDGSREPAPRPKRVSKARQEETSMAPAEEQAEAAGRDVEAGEPMSPAGRLFRETHFNCYIVAVIGLGAAVDIAAARAGLEATLVRHQRFCSIQVEDDVKKKAKPRWVRTTVDLDNHIIFPNLDPTATSANPDQVVEDYLSSLSTEPMDHSRPLWELHVLDFPTSEATATVAIRMHHSLGDGISLLSLLIACTRSAADPARLPELPPAPRRTGPVHARPRPPLSAGLVALLVWAWSYVVLAWHTLVDVVRFVATAWFLRDARTPFMGSEGVEFHRKRFVHRTLSLDDVKFVKNAMKCSVNDVLVGVTNAGLSRYYFRKAGDANSTRKKSQKRICVRSALLVNIRKSPGLHALAEMMDPIKHNDAKWGNLIGYIILPFLIAMHDDPLEYIREGKRAAERKKTSFEAVFTYWSGNLIVKLFGIKAAAALCYGLFTNTTMSFSSMVGPAEKVEFYGHPIVYIAPSVYGHPHALTVHYQSYMNSVKLVLAVDDAQFPDSHQLLDDFAESLRLIRQAASTR; this comes from the exons ATGGATCCAGGTGCGACGGCCGATCCAGCCGGTTCCACCACGTCCACGCTGCGGAAGCGGCTGGCCTCTTTGGACACGTCACGAGCGGGAGACGGCTCGCGTGAGCCCGCGCCCAGGCCGAAGCGGGTGAGCAAGGCGCGGCAGGAGGAAACCTCGATGGCGCCGGCGGAGGAGCAGGCAGAGGCGGCGGGGAGGGACGTGGAGGCGGGCGAGCCGATGAGCCCGGCGGGGCGGCTGTTCCGGGAGACGCACTTCAACTGCTACATCGTGGCCGTCATcgggctgggcgcggcggtggacatcgcggcggcgcgcgcgggGCTGGAGGCCACCCTCGTCCGCCACCAGCGCTTCTGCAGCATCCAG GTGGAGGATGATGTGAAAAAGAAAGCCAAGCCGCGGTGGGTCCGGACCACGGTGGACCTGGACAACCACATCATCTTTCCCAACCTGGACCCCACCGCCACGTCGGCCAACCCGGACCAGGTCGTGGAGGACTACCTGTCTTCCCTGTCCACGGAGCCCATGGACCACTCCCGCCCGCTCTGGGAGCTCCACGTCCTCGACTTCCCTACTTCCGAGGCGACCGCCACCGTCGCCATCCGCATGCACCACTCCCTCGGCGATGGCATCTCGCTGCTGTCGCTCCTCATCGCGTGCACCCGAAGCGCCGCGGACCCTGCGAGGCTGCCGGAGCTGCCGCCCGCGCCGCGCCGGACGGGCCCCGTGCACGCCCGGCCGCGCCCGCCGCTCTCGGCGGGCCTCGTGGCGCTCCTCGTGTGGGCGTGGTCGTACGTCGTGCTCGCGTGGCACACGCTGGTGGACGTCGTGCGCTTCGTCGCGACGGCGTGGTTCCTGCGCGACGCGCGCACGCCGTTCATGGGCTCCGAGGGCGTCGAGTTCCACCGCAAGCGCTTCGTGCACCGCACGCTCAGCCTCGACGACGTCAAGTTCGTCAAGAATGCCATGAAGTGT AGTGTCAACGATGTTCTAGTTGGAGTGACTAATGCCGGATTGTCGCGGTACTATTTTCGGAAGGCCG GTGATGCTAACAGCACGAGGAAAAAATCACAGAAGCGCATCTGCGTGCGATCAGCTCTCCTTGTTAACATTAGGAAATCACCTGGCTTACAT GCATTGGCAGAAATGATGGATCCTATTAAGCACAACGACGCAAAGTGGGGAAATCTAATTGGCTACATCATACTACCTTTCCTTATAGCCATGCACGATGATCCACTCGAATACATCCGCGAAGGGAAAAGGGCAGCGGAAAGGAAGAAGACATCGTTCGAAGCAGTTTTCACATACTGGAGCGGGAACCTGATAGTCAAACTCTTTGGCATTAAG GCAGCCGCAGCTCTCTGCTATGGTTTGTTCACTAATACCACCATGTCATTCTCAAGCATGGTCGGACCTGCCGAGAAGGTGGAGTTCTATGGCCATCCTATCGTCTACATTGCCCCCTCTGTCTATGGGCATCCCCAT GCCCTGACTGTACATTACCAAAGTTACATGAACTCTGTCAAGCTTGTCCTCGCGGTGGATGATGCTCAGTTTCCAGATTCTCATCAGCTTTTGGATGATTTTGCTGAGTCTCTCAGGCTCATCAGGCAGGCAGCTTCAACAAGATGA
- the LOC133929382 gene encoding wax ester synthase/diacylglycerol acyltransferase 11-like isoform X2: MDPGATADPAGSTTSTLRKRLASLDTSRAGDGSREPAPRPKRVSKARQEETSMAPAEEQAEAAGRDVEAGEPMSPAGRLFRETHFNCYIVAVIGLGAAVDIAAARAGLEATLVRHQRFCSIQVEDDVKKKAKPRWVRTTVDLDNHIIFPNLDPTATSANPDQVVEDYLSSLSTEPMDHSRPLWELHVLDFPTSEATATVAIRMHHSLGDGISLLSLLIACTRSAADPARLPELPPAPRRTGPVHARPRPPLSAGLVALLVWAWSYVVLAWHTLVDVVRFVATAWFLRDARTPFMGSEGVEFHRKRFVHRTLSLDDVKFVKNAMKCSVNDVLVGVTNAGLSRYYFRKAGDANSTRKKSQKRICVRSALLVNIRKSPGLHALAEMMDPIKHNDAKWGNLIGYIILPFLIAMHDDPLEYIREGKRAAERKKTSFEAVFTYWSGNLIVKLFGIKHGRTCREGGVLWPSYRLHCPLCLWASPCPDCTLPKLHELCQACPRGG, encoded by the exons ATGGATCCAGGTGCGACGGCCGATCCAGCCGGTTCCACCACGTCCACGCTGCGGAAGCGGCTGGCCTCTTTGGACACGTCACGAGCGGGAGACGGCTCGCGTGAGCCCGCGCCCAGGCCGAAGCGGGTGAGCAAGGCGCGGCAGGAGGAAACCTCGATGGCGCCGGCGGAGGAGCAGGCAGAGGCGGCGGGGAGGGACGTGGAGGCGGGCGAGCCGATGAGCCCGGCGGGGCGGCTGTTCCGGGAGACGCACTTCAACTGCTACATCGTGGCCGTCATcgggctgggcgcggcggtggacatcgcggcggcgcgcgcgggGCTGGAGGCCACCCTCGTCCGCCACCAGCGCTTCTGCAGCATCCAG GTGGAGGATGATGTGAAAAAGAAAGCCAAGCCGCGGTGGGTCCGGACCACGGTGGACCTGGACAACCACATCATCTTTCCCAACCTGGACCCCACCGCCACGTCGGCCAACCCGGACCAGGTCGTGGAGGACTACCTGTCTTCCCTGTCCACGGAGCCCATGGACCACTCCCGCCCGCTCTGGGAGCTCCACGTCCTCGACTTCCCTACTTCCGAGGCGACCGCCACCGTCGCCATCCGCATGCACCACTCCCTCGGCGATGGCATCTCGCTGCTGTCGCTCCTCATCGCGTGCACCCGAAGCGCCGCGGACCCTGCGAGGCTGCCGGAGCTGCCGCCCGCGCCGCGCCGGACGGGCCCCGTGCACGCCCGGCCGCGCCCGCCGCTCTCGGCGGGCCTCGTGGCGCTCCTCGTGTGGGCGTGGTCGTACGTCGTGCTCGCGTGGCACACGCTGGTGGACGTCGTGCGCTTCGTCGCGACGGCGTGGTTCCTGCGCGACGCGCGCACGCCGTTCATGGGCTCCGAGGGCGTCGAGTTCCACCGCAAGCGCTTCGTGCACCGCACGCTCAGCCTCGACGACGTCAAGTTCGTCAAGAATGCCATGAAGTGT AGTGTCAACGATGTTCTAGTTGGAGTGACTAATGCCGGATTGTCGCGGTACTATTTTCGGAAGGCCG GTGATGCTAACAGCACGAGGAAAAAATCACAGAAGCGCATCTGCGTGCGATCAGCTCTCCTTGTTAACATTAGGAAATCACCTGGCTTACAT GCATTGGCAGAAATGATGGATCCTATTAAGCACAACGACGCAAAGTGGGGAAATCTAATTGGCTACATCATACTACCTTTCCTTATAGCCATGCACGATGATCCACTCGAATACATCCGCGAAGGGAAAAGGGCAGCGGAAAGGAAGAAGACATCGTTCGAAGCAGTTTTCACATACTGGAGCGGGAACCTGATAGTCAAACTCTTTGGCATTAAG CATGGTCGGACCTGCCGAGAAGGTGGAGTTCTATGGCCATCCTATCGTCTACATTGCCCCCTCTGTCTATGGGCATCCCCAT GCCCTGACTGTACATTACCAAAGTTACATGAACTCTGTCAAGCTTGTCCTCGCGGTGGATGA